A genomic segment from Coccinella septempunctata chromosome 3, icCocSept1.1, whole genome shotgun sequence encodes:
- the LOC123310563 gene encoding uncharacterized protein LOC123310563 encodes MMRILWILVLLASTYAKPEYLTAFLDKLNSSNNSCDFTIKGRNYGIVGMLPCNLLYTAFQRPTRVSLEIRGKRISVGFSDDNHLARWRSNKMENIMNNVSYRSTLETEI; translated from the exons ATGATGAGAATTCTGTGGATTTTGGTTTTACTAGCCAGCACCTACGCCAAACCCGAATATTTAACTGCATTCCTAGATAAACTGAATTCTAGCAACAACTCTTGTGATTTCACTATAAAAGGAAGGAATTATGGAATTGTTGGAATGCTGCCTTGTAATTTATTGTACACAGCTTTTCAACGCCCAACTAGAGTTAGTCTTGAAATACGTGGAAAACGCATCAGTGTTGGCTTTTCGGATGACAATCACTTAGCTCGTTGGCGTTCGAATAAAATGGAGA ATATTATGAACAATGTTTCATATCGGTCGACACTGGAAACAGAAATATAA
- the LOC123309481 gene encoding uncharacterized protein K02A2.6-like yields MGDYRGISPMNFTGNLSENWRLWRQKFENYLIASEVSKKDPKVQIAQLLHYIGEEGMSIYNTFTFANEEESEKLSTVINQFEAHFMPKKNLSYERFKFFTRKQLEGETIEQFATDLKNKAKSCEFGDLKESLIKDILTCGLQSQNLRERLLQDDQKTLEEAIQLCLSVESSRKQSSLISKAGSTVPINSLYKSQNGVHPQHGKSLRSFSKKEMAYQQSHAQSQKGTSNQQGTTSAHFNSKSNRRTNFQGQDCCYKCGSKHEKYCCPAYRRKCEVCGLYNHFAKMCNKRKVNGVNMEKNCEEIDNKPVYVYSVDQTYSRNNSWYTSLLLNNKVTVCFKLDTGAQANLISMSKMKNLRENNLIIQTDIKLKSYTNDFLPVIGKCFLNCRYKNVTALLEFFVVDSSLECILGLEACQKLNLIKLIDSNDKIDQNERGMIEYPFKESSVAIMDRFSDRFSGLGCLNVKYHIELNNNVQPVVRPTRRIPIPLIDDFKKTLIELEEKKIIKKINEPTDWVNSLVVLRKNDGSLRVCLDPRDLNLAIKREHFQLPTLDQIVSKLTGAKYFSKLDATSGFWQIELDDASAKLCTFGTPYGRYCFLRMPFGIKSAPEVFHKHFKNIFDMDGVEIYLDDIIVWGETLDEHNLRLRKVLDIARKNNVTFNKNKCKILMSEISFMGHKITSEGYYPGLDKIEAIKNMTIPTSKKELQRFLGMITYVGRFIPNLSNLNSPLRELIKKNNLFVWTDQHTESFQNLKRKLTEAPVLQYYDLNKPVVISVDASKDGIGACLLQNGLPCAYASQALTETQKRWAQIEKELAAVLFGCQKFYEFVYGRSFSVETDHRPLIGIFKKPLLECPARLQRMVLQLQKFDFELIYKPGKDLFLSDALSRAYIKNNENSIPLDDGLEVCVIENNSKFSDEKFRELLKLSNEDSEMCLLSKYIKNGWPNTIKKVPDLLRDYYRFRNEIVVSNGLLFKGNKIIVPKGLRSKIIDSIHYGHFGIVKCKNRANQSFFWPGMISELEKTVSNCGICNKYRVNNQKEELKHHEIPEIPWNKLGIDILYLGSQMFLLVVDYYTKWVELIKLEHNAHSISVVNILKTLFGRFGIPAVIISDGGPQFSSLAFNNFSKKWGFKHIFTSAQYPQSNGMVERTKQTIKKLLRKAREEDKDIELVLLLYRNTPLECGFSPAQLMFSRNLRDILPTTTEALRPQNVNFQNYNKTLSSRKTREKYYYNRSHKNLKPLKKNNRVRYQDYSGSNWKVGKIIDKPRERSYVIEKENGNQIFRNRRFIEGLSEPETELVKAEEAEISDFNLSKLYEPEEVYNVVPSTSSGRVVRKPERFGFT; encoded by the coding sequence ATGGGGGACTATAGAGGAATATCACCCATGAATTTCACCGGCAATTTGTCAGAAAATTGGAGGTTATGGcgtcaaaaatttgaaaattatttgattGCTTCAGAGGTCAGTAAAAAGGATCCGAAAGTTCAAATTGCTCAATTATTGCATTACATTGGTGAAGAAGGTATGTCAATATATAATACATTCACCTTTGCGAATGAAGAAGAAAGTGAAAAATTATCCACGGTAATTAATCAGTTCGAGGCTCACTTCATGCCGAAAAAGAATTTGTCCTATGaaagatttaaattttttactcGAAAACAATTAGAAGGAGAAACGATTGAACAGTTTGCCACTGATCTTAAAAATAAAGCTAAGTCTTGTGAATTCGGCGATTTGAAGGAAAGTCTTATTAAAGACATATTAACATGTGGCTTACAAAGTCAAAATTTAAGAGAGAGATTACTGCAGGACGATCAAAAAACATTAGAAGAAGCTATCCAATTGTGCTTATCTGTTGAAAGTTCAAGAAAGCAGTCAAGTTTAATTTCGAAGGCAGGTTCTACTGTTCCAATAAATTCTCTCTATAAAAGTCAAAATGGCGTCCATCCACAGCATGGAAAATCCTTACGCTCCTTCTCGAAGAAAGAAATGGCCTATCAACAGAGTCACGCGCAGTCACAAAAAGGGACGAGTAATCAACAGGGAACTACTTCGGCCCACTTCAATTCAAAATCGAACCGTCGAACAAATTTTCAAGGTCAAGATTGTTGTTACAAGTGCGGAAGTAAACACGAGAAGTATTGCTGTCCGGCATATAGACGAAAATGTGAAGTGTGTGGGTTATACAATCATTTTGCGAAAATGTGTAATAAAAGAAAAGTGAATGGTGTTAATATGGAAAAGAATTGCGAGGAAATTGACAACAAGCCTGTTTATGTATACAGTGTTGATCAAACATACTCAAGAAATAATTCATGGTATACGTCTTTACTCTTGAATAACAAGGTAACTGTCTGTTTTAAATTGGACACGGGAGCCCAAGCGAATTTAATATCAatgagtaaaatgaaaaatttaagggaaaataatttaataattcaaactgACATAAAATTGAAGTCATATACTAATGATTTTCTTCCTGTTATTGGCAAATGTTTTTTGAATTGTAGATATAAAAATGTTACTGCCTTATTGGAATTTTTTGTAGTGGATTCCAGTTTAGAGTGTATACTTGGTCTAGAAGCTTGCCAAAAGTTAAATTTAATAAAACTAATTGATTCAAACGATAAAATCGATCAAAATGAAAGAGGTATGATAGAATACCCATTCAAAGAAAGCAGTGTTGCTATTATGGATAGATTTAGCGATAGATTTTCAGGCTTAGGATGTTTAAATGTAAAATACCATATAGAACTGAATAACAATGTTCAGCCAGTGGTTCGCCCTACTCGTAGAATACCCATCCCATTGATAGATGACTTTAAGAAAACTTTGATTGAattggaagaaaagaaaattattaaaaaaatcaatgagCCAACAGATTGGGTCAATTCATTGGTTGTATTACGAAAAAATGATGGATCTCTTCGTGTTTGTTTGGATCCACGTGATTTAAATTTGGCCATTAAAAGAGAACATTTTCAATTACCTACTCTTGATCAAATTGTATCAAAATTAACAGGAGCTAAATATTTTAGTAAATTAGATGCCACAAGTGGTTTTTGGCAAATTGAACTTGATGATGCTAGTGCAAAATTATGCACATTTGGTACGCCATATGGGCGATATTGTTTTTTGAGAATGCCTTTTGGTATAAAATCAGCTCCGGAGGTTTTTcataaacatttcaaaaatatttttgacatgGATGGAGTTGAGATATATTTAGATGATATTATTGTATGGGGTGAGACACTGGATGAACATAATTTACGATTGAGAAAGGTTTTAGACATAGCAAGAAAAAATAATGTcactttcaataaaaataaatgtaaGATTTTAATGTCGGAAATATCTTTTATGGGTCACAAAATAACATCTGAAGGATATTATCCAGGGTTAGATAAGATTGAAGCTATAAAAAATATGACAATACCTACAAGCAAAAAAGAATTACAAAGGTTTTTGGGGATGATTACGTATGTCGGTCGTTTTATACCAAATCTGTCAAATTTAAATTCACCATTAAGGGAGCTCATAAAAAAGAATAATTTATTTGTTTGGACTGATCAGCATACGGAATCCTTCcaaaatttaaaaagaaaattaaCTGAAGCCCCGGTTTTGCAATATTATGACTTAAACAAGCCAGTTGTTATTTCTGTTGATGCCTCCAAAGATGGAATTGGTGCTTGTTTACTACAGAATGGTCTACCTTGTGCTTATGCTTCGCAAGCTTTAACTGAAACTCAGAAAAGGTGGGCACAGATTGAAAAGGAACTGGCAGCAGTTCTTTTTGGCTGtcaaaaattttatgaatttgtgTATGGCCGCTCCTTTTCTGTGGAAACTGATCACCGTCCTTTGATAGGAATTTTTAAAAAACCTTTATTAGAATGTCCTGCACGATTACAGCGTATGGTACTtcagttacaaaaatttgattttgaattgatttataAGCCAGGTAAAGATTTATTCTTATCTGATGCTTTGTCCAGAGCATACATTaagaataatgaaaattcaatacCACTTGATGATGGTTTAGAAGTATGTGTGATAGAAAATAATAGTAAATTTAGCGATGAGAAGTTTAGAGAATTGTTGAAACTTTCAAATGAAGATTCAGAAATGTGTTTATTGAGTAAATATATTAAAAATGGTTGGCCTAATACTATTAAAAAAGTTCCTGATTTGTTAAGGGATTATTATAGATTTAGGAATGAGATTGTTGTAAGCAATGGTCTTTTATTCaaaggaaataaaattattgtgcCTAAAGGGTTAAGGTCTAAGATTATTGATAGTATTCATTATGGTCATTTTGGAATTGTAAAATGCAAAAATAGAGCCAATCAATCTTTTTTCTGGCCAGGAATGATTTCAGAACTGGAAAAAACTGTATCGAATTGTGGAATATGCAATAAATATAGAGTAAATAATCAAAAGGAGGAATTGAAACATCATGAAATACCTGAAATTCCATGGAACAAATTAGGTATAGACATACTGTATTTAGGGTCTCAAATGTTCTTGTTAGTTGTAGATTATTATACAAAGTGGGTTGAGTTGATAAAATTGGAGCATAATGCTCATTCTATTAGTGttgtaaatattttgaaaacattattCGGCAGATTTGGCATTCCAGCAGTTATAATTTCAGATGGGGGACCTCAATTTTCTTCCTTAGCttttaacaatttttcaaaaaagtgGGGTTTTAAACATATATTCACTAGTGCACAATATCCACAGTCTAATGGAATGGTCGAGAGAACAAAACAAACCATCAAAAAATTACTCAGAAAGGCCAGAGAGGAGGATAAAGACATAGAGTTAGTTTTGCTTTTATACAGAAACACGCCCTTGGAATGTGGTTTTTCTCCGGCACAGCTCATGTTTTCTAGAAATTTAAGAGATATACTACCTACTACTACTGAGGCACTTAGACCccaaaatgtaaattttcaaaattataataaaacgTTGTCATCAAGAAAAACTAGAGAGAAATATTATTACAATCGTAgtcataaaaatttaaaaccattaaaaaagAATAATAGAGTCAGATATCAAGATTATTCGGGTTCTAATTGGAAAGTTGGCAAAATAATTGATAAACCTCGAGAACGTTCTTATGTTATagaaaaagaaaatggaaaTCAAATATTTAGAAATAGGAGGTTTATAGAAGGTTTGTCAGAACCTGAAACAGAACTAGTAAAAGCGGAAGAAGCGGAAATAAGTGATTTTAATTTAAGTAAATTATATGAGCCTGAAGAGGTTTACAATGTAGTACCATCAACATCTTCAGGTAGGGTTGTAAGAAAGCCCGAAAGATTCGGATTCACTTAA